Proteins encoded in a region of the Drosophila sechellia strain sech25 chromosome 2L, ASM438219v1, whole genome shotgun sequence genome:
- the LOC6611579 gene encoding protein phosphatase 1L, whose product MDDELEDKVFYQTYVSHMKILSKFAVGFSSINSPLAYIWKLCRLYVLRPEVIFCGLILFVLLLYLQAVDVWSRSILGRIQATLGRQKAVKMMELSASAGDHQSWEEMKQQSSAFAVLGRRPRMEDRFIIEENINNNTGISFFAVFDGHGGEFAADFAKDVLVKNIYNKIIEMSKLLKTEGYSGDYDKSPYLARKQSRKDANKENTEPTAAVMRKDSLRKAHNTTADCSAIKQKTTEASIVDIYTVQLNSAMRASGNLGAAKDSFLNNNNNGQNGAANAPPPNYEAKCYIENGRINFGKLITDEIMSADYKLVEQAKRATNIAGTTALIAIVQGSKLIVANVGDSRGVMYDWRGIAIPLSFDHKPQQVRERKRIHDAGGFIAFRGVWRVAGVLATSRALGDYPLKDKNLVIATPDILTFELNDHKPHFLILASDGLWDTFSNEEACTFALEHLKEPDFGAKSLAMESYKRGSVDNITVLVIVFKNDVYKIGSSAGKAGKESLKVPAKSQPVAPAVVQRSNSIKTK is encoded by the exons ATGGACGACGAACTGGAAGACAAGGTGTTCTATCAGACATACGTATCGCACATGAAAATCCTGTCCAAATTTGCGGTGGGCTTCTCGTCCATCAACTCCCCGTTGGCCTACATATGGAAGCTGTGCCGACTGTATGTCCTGCGGCCGGAGGTCATCTTCTGCGGCTTGATCCTCTTCGTCCTGTTGCTCTATTTGCAAGCGGTAGATGTGTGGAGTCGCAGCATCCTGGGACGCATCCAGGCCACCCTCGGTCGCCAGAAGGCCGTCAAGATGATGGAGCTGTCGGCCAGTGCTGGTGATCACCAGAGCTGGGAGGAGATGAAGCAGCAGAGCTCCGCCTTCGCGGTCCTGGGACGCAGGCCTCGAATGGAGGATAG ATTTATTATCGAGGAgaacatcaacaacaatacTGGTATCTCCTTCTTTGCTGTATTTGACGGTCATGGCGGCGAGTTTGCCGCAGACTTCGCCAAGGATGTGCTGGTGAAGAACATCTACAATAAGATCATCGAGATGTCCAAGCTGCTAAAGACGGAAGGATATTCCGGAGATTACGATAAGAGTCCCTATTTAGCGCGCAAGCAGAGTCGCAAGGATGCGAACAAGGAGAACACAGAACCCACGGCAGCGGTGATGCGAAAGGATAGTCTACGGAAGGCCCACAACACCACGGCGGATTGCAGTGCTATTAAACAAAAGACAACCGAGGCATCCATTGTCGACATCTACACAGTCCAATTGAACTCGGCGATGAGAGCCAGTGGTAATTTGGGAGCCGCCAAGGATTCCTTcctcaacaacaacaacaacgggcAGAACGGAGCAGCCAATGCGCCACCTCCAAACTACGAAGCCAAGTGCTACATCGAAAACGGACGTATTAACTTTGGTAAACTGATCACGGACGAGATCATGTCGGCCGACTACAAGCTTGTGGAGCAGGCCAAAAGAGCG ACCAACATTGCGGGTACCACCGCTCTAATAGCGATAGTGCAGGGCTCCAAGCTGATTGTGGCCAATGTGGGCGACTCCCGCGGAGTCATGTACGACTGGCGTGGAATCGCCATTCCGCTTTCCTTCGATCACAAGCCGCAGCAGGTGCGAGAACGAAAGAGGATCCACGATGCAGGCGGATTCATCGCCTTCCGAGGCGTTTGGCGCGTGGCCGGCGTGTTGGCCACGTCCCGTGCTCTAGGGGACTATCCGCTTAAAGATAAG AATCTGGTGATTGCTACGCCGGACATTTTGACCTTCGAACTAAACGATCACAA ACCACATTTTCTGATACTGGCATCCGATGGACTCTGGGACACGTTCAGCAATGAGGAGGCCTGTACCTTTGCGCTGGAGCATCTGAAAGAGCCGGACTTTGGCGCCAAATCACTTGCCATGGAGTCGTATAAACGTGGCTCCGTGGACAACATCACCGTGCTGGTGATCGTCTTCAAGAACGATGTCTACAAGATTGGCAGCTCagcgggaaaagcgggaaaagaaTCCCTAAAAGTCCCAGCCAAATCTCAACCAGTTGCGCCTGCAGTTGTGCAACGCTCGAATTCAATCAAAaccaaatga
- the LOC6611580 gene encoding guanine nucleotide-binding protein subunit beta-like protein → MSETLQLRGTLIGHNGWVTQIATNPKDPDTIISASRDKTLIVWKLTRDEDTNYGYPQKRLYGHSHFISDVVLSSDGNYALSGSWDQTLRLWDLAAGKTTRRFEGHTKDVLSVAFSADNRQIVSGSRDKTIKLWNTLAECKFTIQEDGHTDWVSCVRFSPNHSNPIIVSCGWDRTVKVWNLANCKLKNNHHGHNGYLNTVTVSPDGSLCTSGGKDSKALLWDLNDGKNLYTLEHNDIINALCFSPNRYWLCVAYGPSIKIWDLACKKTVEELRPEVVSPTSKADQPQCLSLAWSTDGQTLFAGYSDNTIRVWQVSVSAH, encoded by the exons ATGTCCGAGACCCTGCAATTGCGCGGTACCCTCATTGGCCACAATGGATGGGTCACCCAGATCGCCACCAACCCCAAGGATCCCGACACCATCATTTCGGCCTCCCGTG ACAAGACCCTGATCGTGTGGAAGCTGACCCGCGACGAGGACACCAACTACGGCTACCCCCAGAAGCGTCTCTACGGACACTCGCACTTCATCAGCGACGTGGTGCTCTCCTCCGATGGCAACTACGCCCTGTCCGGATCCTGGGATCAGACCCTTCGCCTGTGGGATTTGGCCGCCGGCAAGACCACCCGTCGCTTCGAGGGACACACTAAG GACGTTTTGTCGGTTGCCTTCTCGGCCGATAACCGTCAGATCGTGTCCGGCTCCCGGGACAAGACCATCAAGCTGTGGAACACCCTGGCTGAGTGCAAGTTCACCATACAGGAGGATGGCCACACCGACTGGGTGTCGTGCGTGCGTTTCTCGCCCAACCACTCCAACCCGATCATCGTGTCCTGCGGCTGGGATCGCACCGTCAAGGTCTGGAACTTGGCTAACTGCAAGTTGAAGAACAACCACCACGGCCACAACGGCTATCTGAACACCGTGACCGTCTCGCCCGACGGCTCCCTGTGCACCTCCGGTGGCAAGGACTCCAAGGCCCTGCTGTGGGACCTCAATGACGGCAAGAACCTGTACACCCTGGAGCACAACGACATCATCAACGCCCTGTGCTTCTCGCCCAACCGCTACTGGCTGTGCGTGGCCTACGGACCCTCGATCAAGATCTGGGATCTGGCATGCAAGAAGACCGTTGAGGAGCTGCGCCCCGAGGTCGTCTCGCCCACGTCGAAGGCCGACCAGCCCCAGTGCCTGTCCCTGGCCTGGTCCACCGACGGCCAGACCCTGTTCGCCGGCTACTCCGACAACACCATCCGCGTCTGGCAGGTGTCTGTTTCGGCTCACTAA
- the LOC6611581 gene encoding serine/threonine-protein phosphatase PP2A isoform X1 produces MEDKATTKDLDQWIEQLNECNQLTETQVRTLCDKAKEILSKESNVQEVKCPVTVCGDVHGQFHDLMELFRIGGKSPDTNYLFMGDYVDRGYYSVETVTLLVALKVRYRERITILRGNHESRQITQVYGFYDECLRKYGNANVWKYFTDLFDYLPLTALVDGQIFCLHGGLSPSIDSLDHIRALDRLQEVPHEGPMCDLLWSDPDDRGGWGISPRGAGYTFGQDISETFNNTNGLTLVSRAHQLVMEGYNWCHDRNVVTIFSAPNYCYRCGNQAALMELDDSLKFSFLQFDPAPRRGEPHVTRRTPDYFL; encoded by the exons ATGGAGGataaagcaacaacaaaagatcTTGATCAATGGATTGAGCAGTTGAACGAATGCAATCAGTTGACAGAGACACAAGTTCGCACCCTCTGCGACAAG GCCAAGGAGATTCTCTCCAAGGAGTCCAATGTGCAGGAGGTAAAATGCCCGGTGACAGTGTGCGGAGATGTCCACGGTCAGTTTCACGACCTGATGGAGCTGTTCCGGATAGGCGGCAAGTCCCCGGACACCAACTACCTGTTCATGGGCGACTACGTGGACCGTGGATACTACTCCGTGGAGACCGTGACCCTTCTGGTGGCCCTGAAGGTTCGCTATCGCGAGCGCATCACCATCCTGCGCGGTAACCACGAGTCGCGCCAGATCACACAGGTCTACGGCTTCTACGACGAGTGCCTGCGCAAGTACGGCAATGCCAACGTTTGGAAGTACTTCACGGATCTGTTCGACTACTTGCCACTGACGGCACTCGTCGACGGGCAGATCTTCTGCCTGCACGGCGGCCTCAGTCCCTCGATCGACAGTCTGGATCACATTCGGGCCCTCGACCGCTTGCAGGAGGTTCCGCACGAGGGTCCCATGTGTGATCTGCTCTGGTCCGATCCCGATGACAGGGGTGGTTGGGGAATCTCGCCTCGTGGCGCCGGTTACACATTTGGCCAG GACATTTCGGAAACCTTTAACAACACAAACGGCCTGACACTGGTGTCGCGCGCCCATCAGCTGGTGATGGAGGGCTACAACTGGTGTCACGATCGCAATGTGGTCACAATATTCTCAGCGCCAAACTATTGCTACCGCTGTGGCAACCAAGCGGCTCTTATGGAACTGGATGATTCACTTAAATTTTCATT cctaCAATTTGATCCAGCACCCAGGCGCGGGGAGCCTCATGTTACGCGAAGAACACCCGATTATTTCCTTTAA
- the LOC6611581 gene encoding serine/threonine-protein phosphatase PP2A isoform X2 — MELFRIGGKSPDTNYLFMGDYVDRGYYSVETVTLLVALKVRYRERITILRGNHESRQITQVYGFYDECLRKYGNANVWKYFTDLFDYLPLTALVDGQIFCLHGGLSPSIDSLDHIRALDRLQEVPHEGPMCDLLWSDPDDRGGWGISPRGAGYTFGQDISETFNNTNGLTLVSRAHQLVMEGYNWCHDRNVVTIFSAPNYCYRCGNQAALMELDDSLKFSFLQFDPAPRRGEPHVTRRTPDYFL; from the exons ATGGAGCTGTTCCGGATAGGCGGCAAGTCCCCGGACACCAACTACCTGTTCATGGGCGACTACGTGGACCGTGGATACTACTCCGTGGAGACCGTGACCCTTCTGGTGGCCCTGAAGGTTCGCTATCGCGAGCGCATCACCATCCTGCGCGGTAACCACGAGTCGCGCCAGATCACACAGGTCTACGGCTTCTACGACGAGTGCCTGCGCAAGTACGGCAATGCCAACGTTTGGAAGTACTTCACGGATCTGTTCGACTACTTGCCACTGACGGCACTCGTCGACGGGCAGATCTTCTGCCTGCACGGCGGCCTCAGTCCCTCGATCGACAGTCTGGATCACATTCGGGCCCTCGACCGCTTGCAGGAGGTTCCGCACGAGGGTCCCATGTGTGATCTGCTCTGGTCCGATCCCGATGACAGGGGTGGTTGGGGAATCTCGCCTCGTGGCGCCGGTTACACATTTGGCCAG GACATTTCGGAAACCTTTAACAACACAAACGGCCTGACACTGGTGTCGCGCGCCCATCAGCTGGTGATGGAGGGCTACAACTGGTGTCACGATCGCAATGTGGTCACAATATTCTCAGCGCCAAACTATTGCTACCGCTGTGGCAACCAAGCGGCTCTTATGGAACTGGATGATTCACTTAAATTTTCATT cctaCAATTTGATCCAGCACCCAGGCGCGGGGAGCCTCATGTTACGCGAAGAACACCCGATTATTTCCTTTAA
- the LOC6611582 gene encoding uncharacterized protein LOC6611582 produces MATSKQPEVLDSSEDSEAARRIVSVFREINGAGREDLKKSTFFDRHNYFKNFDPLVKKAAFEVIHSDDYESSQQKAMSLLSALNIKPTITTLNSMSKEPLMCFELNCEIDVVLVAQESKIYDDVIHYFTTMLA; encoded by the coding sequence ATGGCAACTTCCAAACAACCAGAAGTTCTCGACTCTTCGGAGGATTCGGAGGCGGCGCGCAGGATAGTTTCTGTTTTCCGAGAGATTAATGGTGCTGGACGCGAGGATTTAAAGAAATCTACTTTTTTCGATCGCCACAACTACTTCAAGAATTTTGATCCACTCGTTAAGAAAGCTGCATTTGAGGTTATCCATTCTGACGATTACGAGAGCTCCCAGCAAAAAGCTATGAGCCTGCTAAGCGCCTTGAATATAAAACCCACAATCACTACCTTGAATTCGATGTCCAAGGAACCCCTGATGTGCTTCGAGCTAAACTGCGAGATCGACGTCGTCCTTGTGGCCCAGGAATCCAAGATCTACGATGATGTAATCCACTACTTCACCACTATGTTGGCTTAA
- the LOC6611583 gene encoding uncharacterized protein LOC6611583, translating to MSEPLSGPWLRFVYNGLLLASAVCTGRKMQSEQHPFAMVACVVVGFSAVFGLLRVIFASGQPEECQQLRDITSGVLELAPLPLANMDFYMQSTGLSPIALGHAFFVLPLFCDLGCSLAKDRRDCAFSDSLRNLTILGNIVSLGFLAYVERNFLYLRMVLVMIVVKYGVVLVDSIKEDAGEDLQVCGTALFMHLLGKAVVSSTT from the coding sequence ATGAGCGAACCGCTCTCGGGTCCCTGGCTGCGTTTCGTTTACAATGGCCTGTTGTTGGCTTCGGCTGTCTGTACCGGCCGTAAAATGCAGTCGGAGCAGCACCCCTTCGCCATGGTCGCTTGTGTTGTGGTCGGATTCTCGGCGGTGTTTGGATTGCTCCGGGTAATCTTCGCCAGCGGACAGCCGGAGGAGTGCCAACAACTGAGGGATATAACCAGTGGAGTCCTGGAACTGGCACCTTTGCCCCTGGCCAATATGGATTTCTATatgcagtccaccgggttgaGTCCCATTGCCTTGGGACATGCCTTCTTCGTGCTTCCCCTGTTTTGCGATTTGGGTTGCAGCCTGGCGAAAGATCGGCGAGATTGTGCCTTCAGCGACAGCTTGCGGAATCTCACGATTCTGGGCAATATTGTGTCCCTCGGCTTTCTGGCCTATGTGGAACGGAATTTTCTCTATCTGCGAATGGTGCTGGTCATGATTGTGGTCAAGTATGGTGTGGTTCTGGTGGACAGCATCAAGGAGGACGCCGGAGAGGATCTGCAGGTGTGCGGCACCGCGCTTTTTATGCACCTGCTCGGCAAGGCCGTGGTCTCCTCCACCACGTGA